CTCGGATAACGACAAGAACTGGAAAAATTTCTGACAATAAATAGAAAGACAGGGAAGCAAAATGATCATAGTCGACACAGAGATTGCAAAGCGGGTACAGGAAGACCGCCCGATCAGACTGGCCATGGTCGGCGCGGGTTACAGCGCGAAGCATATCGCCGCACAAATCGAAAGTTCATTCCCGGCGATTCAGTTGGCGGTAATTGTCAACCGAACCCCCGAGAACGCCGAGGCGGTTTTTCGCAATGCGGGCGTCGAAAACACTCAGTTTGTTTCTACAAGCGCCGAACTGGAACAAGCAATTGAGACCCGCAACCCCTGTATTGCTGACGACGCCAGAGTTGCGTTTGACGCCACTACCATCGACGCTGTTCTGGAGACGACTGGCGAAGTGGAGTATGGCGCATGGGTCGCCCTGGAGTCCATCAAGGCCGGCAAGCACACCTTCGTACTAAACTGCGAAATGGACGCAACCGTTGGTCCTCTGATGAAGCACTATGCCAAGCAGAATGGCGTAGTCTATTCAAACTCAGACGGCGACGAACCCGGTGTAGCGTCCAACCTGGCCCGCCACGTTCGCACCATGGGGCTGGAGGTTGTGGGCGCAGGCAATCTCAAAGGCTTCTACGATGTTCACAGAACGCCCGAAACCCAAAAAGCGTTTGCAGATGCCAACAACCAGAAACCGCACATGATGACCTCTTTCGTGGACGGCACCAAACTATCCATGGAGCTTACGGTTACTGCGAACGCACTTGGCTTTGGTGTGGGCAAGCGTGGCATGTACGGGCCCGCATGTGACGATGTACGAACCTGCCTTAGCCATTTCCCCGAGGATGCCTTCTCGCCCGGCAAAGGTATCGTAGACTTTCTTCTCGGCGCCTCTCCCTACACCGGCGCATTTATTGTCGGTTACACTGACAACCCGATGAAGCAGGAATACCTTAAGTATCTGAAGATGGGCGAAGGCCCTTTCTACGTGTTCTATACCCCCTTCCATCTCCCCCAGCTGGAAATACCCATCACGGTTTGTCGTGGCGTTCTATGTAATGATGCTGCCGTTACTCCCCTTGATAAGCCTTATTGCGAAGCTGTCGCAATCGCTAAAAAAGACCTCAATGAAGGCGACATTCTTGATGGCATAGGAGGCTTCACCAACTACGCCCTGATCGACAACTTTGAAACCAGCCTGCGGGA
This genomic stretch from Marinobacter salsuginis harbors:
- a CDS encoding NAD(P)H-dependent oxidoreductase; translation: MIIVDTEIAKRVQEDRPIRLAMVGAGYSAKHIAAQIESSFPAIQLAVIVNRTPENAEAVFRNAGVENTQFVSTSAELEQAIETRNPCIADDARVAFDATTIDAVLETTGEVEYGAWVALESIKAGKHTFVLNCEMDATVGPLMKHYAKQNGVVYSNSDGDEPGVASNLARHVRTMGLEVVGAGNLKGFYDVHRTPETQKAFADANNQKPHMMTSFVDGTKLSMELTVTANALGFGVGKRGMYGPACDDVRTCLSHFPEDAFSPGKGIVDFLLGASPYTGAFIVGYTDNPMKQEYLKYLKMGEGPFYVFYTPFHLPQLEIPITVCRGVLCNDAAVTPLDKPYCEAVAIAKKDLNEGDILDGIGGFTNYALIDNFETSLRDNLLPMGVAQNCKVKRHVPMDQALTYDDVELPGGRLIDQLREEMIATLCS